Proteins co-encoded in one Brassica rapa cultivar Chiifu-401-42 chromosome A02, CAAS_Brap_v3.01, whole genome shotgun sequence genomic window:
- the LOC103852830 gene encoding uncharacterized protein LOC103852830, giving the protein MVSFAGFAFITGFLLGILTIVAAEVAAFLYLLKRLNRKRNLHESNKTSSDPPNSIDFSLNKQGVIWVLESDESLKDWMKEKLPKEQNKKKKKDILEVHPVRKSAHIKDHKLIFSNGDGTQKIVSLKGCSVEAVSGSELPTRKWAKRYPIKVESKTSDLNKGSRVFYIFLETSWEKESWCKALRLAACNDQERSTWPTQLKHDFQNYIASLNVAYPSFMKQPSSGFDVESLDNKGVKIDAPSSKVRLFWKKFSRKKVPNREDKKTSSTRHYQDSSGSSGRSTPARKVRDNNIPEETEVQAFSRSWSHVSHVSDADSEDKFYTDEGTLAWNLLISRLFFDVKLNTGIKNIVHERIQRVLSNMRLPSYIGDLICCDVKIGNLPPYIHGARVLPVEMNGVWAFELDIEYTGGAGLVVETRVDARAEDLQKRIAEGKLQPSPSGDVPIDLLEGLEEFEKQLSVPGGTVKVKTGGSEKPDESKGSKGTNNGSKWKSILKNIAEQVSQVPINLSIGVSSLRGTLRVHMKPPPSDQLWLSFTTMPDIHFDLVSSVGDHKITNSHVATFLINKFKNGIREVMVLPNCENVTIPWMMAEKDDWVQRSVAPFMWLNQDSDSDHDSFEAADVKPKADKPPSPKKVANVHQKPRNDEEPVASSPSAANSAAPIVESDSSSEDTIARGGNDEETTPASVQSSSRSIFSSEEDDLKGKKIGTKERMSGFRKKFGEKFEEKKRHVEERSNRLLKR; this is encoded by the exons ATGGTTTCGTTTGCTGGATTCGCCTTCATCACTGGATTTTTGCTGGGGATCCTCACCATCGTAGCGGCGGAAGTTGCTGCCTTTCTGTATCTCCTCAAGCGATTGAATCGGAAGAGAAACCTCCATGAATCGAATAAGACGAGCTCTGATCCTCCCAACTCCATTGATTTCAGTCTCAACAAACAG GGAGTGATTTGGGTTTTGGAGTCTGATGAGAGTTTAAAGGATTGGATGAAGGAGAAGTTACCAAAAGAgcagaataagaagaagaagaaagacatCTTGGAGGTGCATCCAGTTAGAAAGTCTGCTCATATAAAAGACCACAAGCTCATCTTCTCAAATGGAGATGGCACTCAGAAGATTGTTTCTTTGAAAGGTTGCTCCGTTGAGGCTGTTTCAGGGTCTGAACTCCCAACAAGGAAATG GGCGAAAAGATATCCTATCAAAGTAGAAAGCAAAACTTCAGACTTGAACAAAGGAAGCCGTGTGTTTTACATCTTTCTCGAGACTTCTTGGGAGAAGGAGTCATGGTGTAAAGCTCTCCGTCTTGCTGCTTGCAATGATCAAGAAAGATCTACCTGGCCTACCCAGTTGAAACATGATTTCCAGAACTACATAGCTTCCCTTAATGTTGCATATCCTTCTTTTATGAAGCAACCATCATCTGGATTTGATGTTGAGTCATTGGACAACAAGGGGGTTAAAATAGATGCTCCTTCCTCCAAAGTTCGTTTGTTCTGGAAGAAATTCTCAAGAAAGAAAGTGCCGAACCGTGAAGACAAGAAGACTTCATCAACACGCCATTACCAAGATTCATCCGGTAGCTCTGGAAGAAGCACCCCAGCGAGAAAGGTGCGAGATAACAACATCCCTGAGGAAACTGAAGTGCAAGCTTTCTCACGTTCTTGGAGCCATGTCAGTCATGTCTCTGATGCAGACTCGGAGGACAAGTTTTATACCGATGAAGGAACTTTAGCGTGGAACTTGCTGATCTCTCGGCTGTTTTTTGATGTTAAACTGAACACAGGGATAAAGAATATAGTGCACGAACGTATCCAG CGGGTGTTGTCTAACATGAGACTTCCCAGCTACATAGGTGATTTAATCTGCTGTGATGTAAAGATTGGGAATCTCCCGCCTTATATACATGGTGCAAGGGTTCTTCCAGTGGAGATGAATGGTGTGTGGGCGTTTGAACTAGACATTGAATACACTGGTGGTGCGGGTTTAGTAGTTGAGACTCGTGTTGATGCCAGAGCGGAAGATCTGCAGAAGAGGATAGCTGAGGGAAAACTGCAGCCAAGTCCTTCTGGCGATGTTCCCATAGATCTCCTTGAAGGTCTTGAAGAGTTTGAAAAGCAATTAAGTGTTCCTGGAGGAACCGTTAAAGTGAAAACTGGAGGAAGCGAGAAACCTG ATGAATCTAAGGGTTCAAAAGGAACAAACAATGGATCTAAGTGGAAGTCTATTCTGAAGAACATCGCTGAGCAAGTCTCTCAG GTTCCTATTAATTTGTCAATAGGAGTCTCCTCCCTTAGAGGGACACTGCGCGTACACATGAAGCCGCCTCCATCAGATCAACTATGGCTTAGCTTCACAACCATGCCTGATATTCATTTCGACCTTGTCTCATCTGTTGGTGACCACAAAATCACAAACAGCCATGTTGCTACGTTCTTGATCAACAAGtttaag AACGGGATAAGAGAGGTCATGGTGCTTCCCAACTGCGAAAACGTAACCATTCCATGGATGATGGCTGAGAAGGATGATTGGGTCCAACGGAGTGTTGCGCCATTTATGTGGCTGAATCAAGACTCAGATAGTGATCACGACAGCTTCGAAGCTGCCGACGTAAAACCTAAAGCCGACAAGCCGCCGAGTCCCAAGAAAGTTGCCAACGTTCACCAGAAACCAAGAAATGATGAAGAGCCTGTGGCTTCATCACCATCAGCAGCTAACTCTGCAGCTCCTATAGTAGAAAGTGACAGTTCCTCGGAGGATACAATAGCACGAGGAGGCAATGACGAGGAGACTACTCCGGCTAGTGTCCAGTCATCATCGAGGTCTATCTTTTCAAGTGAAGAGGATGATTTGAAGGGAAAGAAAATTGGAACAAAAGAGAGGATGTCCGGTTTTAGGAAGAAGTTTGGGGAGAAGTTTGAAGAGAAGAAACGTCATGTGGAGGAAAGAAGTAATAGATTGTTGAAAAGATGA